The Arachis ipaensis cultivar K30076 chromosome B03, Araip1.1, whole genome shotgun sequence region actcatGAATTTTTTCCCACATTGGGTTTTTGCTCAAGagaaggttttaacgaggccggacGCCAACATCAGACTTTGTACGTCTTTTACAATAAAGAAATAAAGTCATAAGGAAAACATAATTCAAATCCTACCATTCTACAATATGCAGTCAAATAAAGCCGAGCTTCTTACTCGGTACACAGTCATTAAACCAAAATAACCGATGATAGTAAATCTCGGAATCAAACATTCACAAGtacaaaaacaaaatacaaaacaaaaaaataacatatTCAATCATCTTTTTCTCCGATACTGGAATCCTCTATTAACTCTTCAGCTGGAGTCTCATCATCAACTAACTTTCCTCCAACAACAATCTTGGTAGCATCCAGTTTCTCTACATCAACTTCAGGAAACAATACTTTAACCTGGGCCACCGATCTTTCAAAACCTTGAGCAAACGACTCATACACCTCCATCTCCAATTCTCCAACACGAGCAGCCAACTGGTCATTACGAGTCTTCAGATCCTTTATTTCCTCTTCAAGGGATTCTTGCCGGCTTTGAAGATTCTCAACCTCAGACCCTTTTAATCTCAAAGAAGAGGAAAGTTCCTCCACCAACTTTTCCTTTTCCTCTATAGTTCTTGTTAGTTCATTAACAACGACAacattcttcttttctgtttctaaAGCAACCTCCTGTGTCCGCCCAATAGACACAAGCCGAGCCCCGATTACCTGCAAGTGAAACATGCACAAAAACATATGACAAGATGACagaaagaaataaacaaaaaggtAAAATAATTCAATTTACCTGTAAAAAGCGACTAACACCAACCGAA contains the following coding sequences:
- the LOC110269955 gene encoding uncharacterized protein LOC110269955, producing MENGFLFYYVFNSMFCFFFVLLGEKVPTITSAGLKTFFNQRKKAEKESSTTNVDKEVGGGVIQSELQPRVKRKRVGPTKGTNLGTLKSDDRVKFELIESSYKSQEELHGYCVDDHAKSLWSKLFPFVTLSEQFGQFPVDVEMINRIGSVGVSRFLQVIGARLVSIGRTQEVALETEKKNVVVVNELTRTIEEKEKLVEELSSSLRLKGSEVENLQSRQESLEEEIKDLKTRNDQLAARVGELEMEVYESFAQGFERSVAQVKVLFPEVDVEKLDATKIVVGGKLVDDETPAEELIEDSSIGEKDD